A window of the Comamonas sp. Y33R10-2 genome harbors these coding sequences:
- a CDS encoding DUF4149 domain-containing protein codes for MFKRFPVFLAALWWGSLCSIGFVAVPMLFANLPAPAMAGFMAAKLFAAQTWISIACCALLLVFSKRRHAEKIEEWAQAAIGFVIAGMLLALMVQYGVSPKIVARENLKLWHSVGTGMYALQWLCAAIVLWRVAGARKQA; via the coding sequence ATGTTTAAACGTTTTCCTGTTTTTCTGGCTGCTTTGTGGTGGGGTAGTTTGTGCTCTATCGGCTTTGTGGCTGTGCCCATGCTGTTTGCCAATCTGCCCGCTCCGGCGATGGCGGGCTTTATGGCGGCCAAATTGTTTGCGGCGCAAACATGGATTTCTATAGCATGCTGTGCGCTTTTACTGGTCTTTTCAAAGCGTAGGCATGCTGAAAAGATTGAAGAGTGGGCACAAGCAGCTATCGGTTTTGTGATCGCAGGCATGTTGCTGGCCTTGATGGTCCAGTATGGCGTGTCGCCCAAAATTGTTGCGCGTGAAAACCTCAAGCTCTGGCACAGCGTGGGCACCGGTATGTATGCCCTGCAGTGGCTGTGTGCCGCTATCGTGTTATGGCGCGTTGCAGGTGCTCGTAAGCAAGCTTGA
- the greA gene encoding transcription elongation factor GreA, with protein MATIPITTRGAEKLKAELQRLKTVERPAIIQAIAEARAQGDLSENAEYEAAKDEQGFIEGRIIEVEGKLSAAQIIDPTSLDAGGRIVFGATVDLEDEDSGTKVTYQIVGEDEADLKFGLINVSSPIARALIGKEEGDVAVVQAPGGVRRYEIVGVKYI; from the coding sequence ATGGCCACCATCCCAATCACGACACGCGGAGCGGAAAAGCTCAAGGCAGAACTGCAACGTCTGAAAACTGTAGAGCGCCCCGCCATCATTCAAGCCATTGCTGAAGCACGCGCACAAGGTGATTTGAGCGAAAACGCAGAATACGAAGCCGCCAAGGATGAGCAAGGCTTTATCGAAGGTCGCATTATTGAGGTGGAAGGCAAGCTGTCTGCCGCGCAAATCATTGACCCGACATCTTTGGATGCGGGTGGTCGCATCGTGTTTGGTGCCACCGTTGACTTGGAAGACGAAGACAGCGGCACTAAGGTGACCTACCAAATCGTGGGTGAAGACGAAGCGGATTTAAAGTTCGGTCTCATCAATGTCTCCAGCCCCATTGCCCGCGCCTTGATTGGCAAGGAAGAGGGTGATGTCGCTGTTGTGCAAGCCCCAGGTGGGGTGCGTCGCTACGAAATTGTCGGCGTAAAGTACATCTAA
- the carB gene encoding carbamoyl-phosphate synthase large subunit — MPKRNDLKSILIIGAGPIVIGQACEFDYSGVQACKALREEGYKVILINSNPATIMTDPATADVTYIEPITWRTVEKIIAKERPDAILPTMGGQTALNCALDLWKHGVLDKYKVELIGAKPEAIDKAEDRSKFKDAMTKIGLGSARSGIAHTMDEAWAVQKEMGFPTVIRPSFTLGGTGGGIAYNSEEFETICKRGLEASPTNELLIEESLLGWKEYEMEVVRDTADNCIIVCSIENLDPMGVHTGDSITVAPAQTLTDKEYQIMRNASLAVLREIGVDTGGSNVQFSVNPKDGRMIVIEMNPRVSRSSALASKATGFPIAKIAAKLAVGFTLDELKNEITGGATPASFEPSIDYVVTKIPRFAFEKFPTADDRLTTQMKSVGEVMAMGRTFQESFQKALRGLEVGVDGMNEKTQDREILEKELGVPGPDRIWYVGDAFAAGWTLDEVHNITKIDKWFLVQIEEIIKIELELDQVAAAKGDGALASLDAGTLRALKQKGFSDRRLAKLLHTTDKAVREARKALKVRPVFKRVDTCAAEFASNTAYMYSTYDDECEAAPTNKKKIMVLGGGPNRIGQGIEFDYCCVHAAMAMREDGYETIMVNCNPETVSTDYDTSDRLYFEPLTLEDVLEIVDVEQPEGVIVQYGGQTPLKLALGLEAEGVKIIGTTPDMIDAAEDRERFQQMLHTLGLRQPPNATARTEPEALEKAAALGYPLVVRPSYVLGGRAMEIVHEQRDLERYMREAVKVSNDSPVLLDHFLSNAIECDVDCVRDKTGAVYIGGVMEHIEQAGVHSGDSACSLPPYYLKADTITEIKRQTAAMAEGLSVVGLMNVQFAIKEVDGQDVIYVLEVNPRASRTVPFVSKATGVQLAKVAARCMAGQTLAEQGVTKEVTPPYFSVKEAVFPFVKFPGVDTILGPEMKSTGEVMGVGKTFGEAFVKSQLGAGVSLPETGTVFLSVKNNDKARAVAVAKELVAMGYKLSATRGTAAALEEAGMSVQAVNKVTEGRPHVVDMIKNGDVAMVINTVEERRNAIADSRQIRTSALLARVTTFTTIFGAEAAVEGMKAMRGNLEVHSVQELHAMLTKA, encoded by the coding sequence ATGCCTAAGCGCAACGACCTAAAAAGCATTCTGATTATTGGCGCCGGTCCCATCGTGATCGGTCAGGCCTGCGAGTTTGACTACTCCGGCGTTCAGGCCTGTAAGGCCCTGCGCGAAGAGGGTTACAAGGTCATTTTGATCAACAGCAACCCTGCCACGATCATGACCGACCCCGCTACTGCGGACGTCACCTACATCGAGCCCATTACCTGGCGGACGGTCGAGAAGATCATCGCCAAGGAACGTCCCGATGCCATCTTGCCCACCATGGGTGGCCAGACTGCGCTGAACTGCGCGCTGGACTTATGGAAGCACGGCGTGCTGGATAAGTACAAGGTCGAACTGATTGGCGCCAAGCCTGAAGCCATCGACAAGGCCGAAGACCGCTCCAAGTTCAAGGACGCCATGACCAAGATTGGTCTGGGCTCCGCACGTTCCGGCATCGCCCACACCATGGACGAAGCTTGGGCTGTGCAAAAAGAGATGGGCTTCCCCACTGTCATTCGCCCCAGCTTCACGCTGGGCGGCACAGGCGGCGGCATTGCCTACAATTCAGAAGAGTTCGAGACGATTTGCAAGCGCGGTCTGGAGGCTTCGCCTACCAACGAGCTGCTGATCGAAGAATCTCTGCTGGGCTGGAAAGAGTACGAGATGGAAGTGGTGCGCGACACCGCTGACAACTGCATCATCGTTTGCTCCATCGAAAACTTGGACCCTATGGGTGTGCATACCGGTGACTCCATCACCGTGGCGCCTGCTCAGACCTTGACCGACAAGGAATACCAGATCATGCGTAACGCATCTCTGGCCGTTCTGCGCGAAATCGGTGTGGACACTGGCGGCTCTAACGTGCAGTTCTCGGTGAACCCCAAAGACGGCCGCATGATCGTCATTGAGATGAACCCCCGCGTCTCGCGTTCGTCGGCACTGGCTTCCAAGGCTACAGGCTTCCCTATCGCCAAGATCGCGGCCAAGCTGGCTGTGGGCTTCACGCTCGATGAACTGAAGAACGAAATCACCGGTGGTGCAACCCCTGCTTCGTTCGAGCCTTCGATCGATTACGTGGTCACCAAGATCCCACGTTTCGCATTTGAGAAGTTCCCCACAGCGGATGACCGCCTGACCACACAGATGAAGTCTGTGGGCGAAGTGATGGCCATGGGTCGTACCTTCCAAGAATCCTTCCAAAAAGCCCTGCGTGGTCTGGAAGTAGGCGTGGACGGTATGAACGAAAAAACCCAGGATCGCGAGATTCTGGAAAAGGAATTGGGCGTGCCCGGTCCCGACCGCATCTGGTATGTGGGTGACGCTTTCGCAGCCGGCTGGACGCTTGACGAAGTGCACAACATCACCAAGATCGACAAGTGGTTCCTGGTGCAGATAGAAGAGATCATCAAGATCGAGCTCGAGCTGGACCAAGTCGCTGCCGCCAAGGGTGACGGCGCTTTGGCATCGCTGGATGCCGGCACCCTGCGCGCTTTGAAGCAAAAGGGCTTCTCGGATCGCCGTCTGGCCAAGCTGCTGCACACCACCGACAAGGCCGTGCGTGAAGCGCGCAAGGCCCTGAAGGTGCGCCCCGTGTTCAAGCGCGTGGACACTTGCGCGGCTGAGTTCGCATCGAACACGGCGTACATGTACTCCACGTACGATGATGAGTGCGAAGCAGCGCCGACCAACAAGAAAAAGATCATGGTGCTGGGCGGTGGCCCGAACCGTATCGGCCAAGGTATCGAGTTTGACTATTGCTGCGTGCACGCCGCCATGGCCATGCGCGAAGATGGTTACGAAACCATCATGGTCAACTGTAACCCTGAAACCGTGTCCACCGACTACGACACGTCCGACCGCCTGTACTTCGAGCCTTTGACGCTGGAAGACGTGCTGGAAATCGTGGACGTGGAGCAGCCTGAAGGCGTGATCGTGCAGTACGGCGGTCAAACGCCTTTGAAGTTGGCTTTGGGTCTGGAAGCTGAAGGCGTGAAGATCATCGGCACAACGCCCGACATGATTGATGCGGCGGAAGACCGTGAGCGCTTCCAGCAAATGCTGCATACGCTGGGTCTGCGCCAGCCGCCAAACGCCACGGCCCGTACCGAGCCAGAAGCTTTGGAAAAGGCTGCGGCGCTGGGCTACCCGCTGGTGGTGCGTCCTTCCTATGTGCTGGGCGGCCGTGCGATGGAAATCGTGCACGAGCAGCGCGATCTGGAGCGCTACATGCGCGAAGCGGTGAAGGTCTCCAACGACTCTCCCGTGCTGCTGGACCACTTCCTGTCTAACGCTATTGAGTGTGATGTGGACTGTGTGCGTGACAAGACCGGTGCCGTGTATATCGGCGGCGTGATGGAGCACATCGAACAAGCTGGCGTGCACTCCGGTGACTCCGCTTGCTCGCTGCCTCCTTACTACCTGAAGGCCGACACCATCACCGAAATCAAGCGCCAAACCGCTGCCATGGCCGAAGGCCTGAGCGTGGTGGGCCTGATGAACGTGCAGTTCGCCATTAAGGAGGTAGACGGCCAGGACGTGATCTACGTGCTGGAAGTCAATCCACGTGCCTCGCGTACCGTGCCTTTCGTCTCTAAGGCGACCGGCGTGCAACTGGCCAAGGTGGCTGCGCGCTGCATGGCTGGTCAAACGCTGGCTGAGCAGGGTGTGACCAAGGAAGTGACACCACCTTACTTCAGCGTCAAGGAAGCCGTGTTCCCGTTCGTGAAGTTCCCCGGTGTGGACACCATTCTCGGCCCCGAGATGAAGTCCACTGGTGAAGTCATGGGCGTGGGCAAGACTTTTGGTGAAGCCTTCGTTAAGAGCCAGTTGGGTGCGGGTGTGAGCCTGCCCGAGACGGGCACTGTCTTCTTGTCGGTGAAGAATAACGACAAGGCGCGTGCCGTGGCCGTGGCCAAAGAGTTGGTCGCCATGGGCTACAAACTGAGCGCGACTCGCGGTACAGCGGCTGCGCTGGAAGAAGCGGGCATGTCGGTTCAGGCCGTCAATAAGGTCACTGAAGGCCGCCCTCACGTGGTGGACATGATCAAGAATGGCGACGTCGCCATGGTCATCAACACCGTGGAAGAGCGCCGCAACGCCATCGCTGACTCGCGTCAGATTCGTACCAGCGCCTTGCTGGCGCGTGTGACGACTTTCACCACCATCTTCGGCGCAGAAGCGGCTGTTGAAGGTATGAAGGCCATGCGTGGCAATCTGGAAGTGCATTCCGTTCAAGAGCTGCACGCCATGTTGACCAAGGCCTAA
- the carA gene encoding glutamine-hydrolyzing carbamoyl-phosphate synthase small subunit, giving the protein MLLSLKGNFPSAILALADGTVFIGNSIGAQGTTVGEVVFNTSLTGYQEILTDPSYCQQIVTLTYPHIGNYGVNSEDVEADKIHAAGLIIKNLPLLASNFRSEQTLSEYLIADSTVAIANIDTRKLTRLLRDQGAQNGAIVGLAAGEAVTQAKIDEAIAAAKAAPSMKGLDLAKVVTTDKSYTWTETEWKLGQGYGKLESPKFKVVAYDFGVKKNILRMLAERGCDVTVVPAQTPAKEVLAMNPDGVFLSNGPGDPAPCDYAIAAAQEIMAAKMPLFGICLGHQIMALASGAKTFKMQNSHHGANHPVKDLDTGRVSITSQNHGFAVEMESLPANTRATHISLFDGTLQGLERTDVPAFCFQGHPEASPGPNDIGYLFDRFTALMEKN; this is encoded by the coding sequence GTGCTTTTGTCTCTCAAGGGAAATTTCCCATCCGCCATTCTGGCGCTCGCAGACGGCACGGTCTTTATTGGCAACTCGATTGGTGCGCAAGGCACCACAGTGGGTGAAGTCGTTTTCAACACTTCGCTGACTGGCTATCAAGAAATCCTCACTGACCCCAGCTACTGCCAGCAGATCGTAACTCTCACGTATCCGCATATCGGCAACTATGGCGTCAACTCTGAGGATGTCGAGGCTGACAAGATCCATGCTGCAGGTCTGATCATCAAGAATCTGCCTTTGCTGGCCAGCAACTTCCGCAGCGAGCAAACGCTATCGGAATACCTGATTGCTGACAGCACGGTTGCCATTGCCAACATCGATACCCGCAAGCTGACTCGTTTGCTGCGAGACCAAGGCGCTCAAAACGGTGCGATTGTGGGTCTGGCAGCAGGCGAAGCTGTGACGCAAGCCAAGATTGACGAAGCCATTGCCGCTGCCAAGGCCGCCCCTAGCATGAAGGGTCTGGATCTGGCCAAGGTAGTGACCACCGATAAGTCTTACACATGGACTGAAACCGAGTGGAAGCTGGGTCAGGGTTACGGCAAGCTGGAGTCGCCAAAGTTCAAGGTTGTGGCCTATGACTTCGGCGTGAAAAAGAACATTCTGCGCATGCTGGCCGAGCGCGGCTGCGACGTGACCGTGGTGCCTGCCCAGACTCCTGCCAAGGAAGTGCTGGCGATGAACCCCGATGGCGTGTTCCTGTCCAACGGCCCTGGCGACCCCGCACCTTGCGACTACGCCATTGCTGCTGCGCAAGAGATCATGGCTGCCAAGATGCCTTTGTTTGGCATCTGTCTGGGGCACCAGATCATGGCTTTGGCCTCTGGCGCCAAGACCTTCAAGATGCAAAACAGCCACCACGGTGCCAACCATCCTGTCAAGGATTTGGACACTGGCCGCGTCAGCATTACCAGCCAGAACCACGGTTTTGCGGTGGAAATGGAATCGTTGCCTGCCAACACCCGCGCTACGCACATCAGCTTGTTCGACGGCACGCTGCAAGGCTTGGAGCGCACAGATGTTCCTGCCTTCTGCTTCCAGGGTCACCCCGAAGCATCGCCCGGCCCGAACGATATCGGCTATCTGTTTGACCGCTTCACCGCGCTGATGGAGAAGAACTAA
- a CDS encoding RNA methyltransferase — translation MAARPQVTEINSRDNAFVKELRRLSQDSTAYRKQGQVWLEGDHLCRAALARGLKPKTAVFAQSFWSQVPDEWAQVASKVVVMADVLFDEISSLESPARMGYVMDWDAGVQVQSGVATVVLDRVQDAGNVGSILRSASAFGFTQIVALKGTAALWSQKVLRAGMGAHFGLHLVEAASIEDVQSLGVPLIVTSSHQGTLIHEAHLPWPCAWAMGHEGQGVGEALMEMAEHRISIAQPGGEESLNVGAAAAICLHASSVSMLVRRG, via the coding sequence ATGGCTGCACGCCCACAAGTCACGGAAATTAATTCGCGCGACAACGCTTTTGTCAAAGAGCTGCGCCGCCTCTCGCAAGACAGCACGGCCTATCGCAAGCAGGGTCAAGTTTGGCTCGAAGGTGACCACCTGTGCCGTGCCGCATTAGCGCGCGGCCTAAAGCCCAAGACGGCAGTGTTTGCTCAGTCTTTTTGGTCTCAAGTCCCCGATGAATGGGCGCAGGTAGCTAGCAAAGTTGTAGTAATGGCGGATGTGCTGTTTGATGAAATCAGCAGTCTGGAATCGCCCGCCCGCATGGGCTATGTGATGGACTGGGATGCCGGTGTGCAGGTGCAAAGCGGCGTCGCCACCGTGGTGCTCGATCGCGTGCAGGATGCTGGCAATGTGGGCTCCATCTTGCGCAGTGCTTCGGCTTTTGGTTTTACGCAAATCGTGGCTTTGAAGGGTACGGCTGCACTGTGGAGTCAAAAAGTGCTGCGCGCCGGTATGGGTGCTCACTTTGGTCTGCATTTGGTGGAAGCTGCTTCGATTGAAGACGTCCAGTCGCTGGGCGTGCCGCTGATAGTGACCAGCTCCCATCAGGGGACATTGATCCATGAAGCCCATCTTCCTTGGCCTTGCGCATGGGCTATGGGGCATGAAGGCCAAGGTGTGGGCGAGGCGCTGATGGAGATGGCCGAGCACCGTATCAGCATTGCTCAGCCAGGAGGTGAGGAATCACTTAACGTGGGTGCGGCGGCCGCTATTTGCCTGCATGCAAGCAGCGTAAGCATGCTGGTGCGAAGAGGGTAA
- the rnhB gene encoding ribonuclease HII — protein MRSKKSLPPQLLEQDSLPWHPPGLVAGVDEAGRGPLAGPVVAAAVILDDMKPITGLNDSKKLTANRREVLYDEIRAKALCFCIAQASVQEIDEINILRATLLAMRRAVMGLRLKPVLVLVDGNQLPQIDVQAEAIVKGDSLVQAISAASILAKVTRDRWCERLDLQYPQYGFAGHKGYGTAAHLAALRMHGATAEHRRSFAPVAQVLLAGQVCEGGLALPVLCETGVSGVTSTLSMSQVSLYA, from the coding sequence ATGCGATCGAAAAAATCATTGCCTCCCCAGCTGCTTGAGCAAGATAGCCTGCCCTGGCATCCGCCCGGGCTGGTTGCAGGGGTGGATGAAGCAGGGCGCGGCCCTTTGGCTGGCCCTGTCGTTGCGGCGGCTGTCATCTTGGATGACATGAAGCCCATCACGGGTCTGAACGACTCTAAAAAACTCACGGCCAACCGCCGCGAGGTGCTTTACGACGAAATCCGCGCCAAGGCGCTGTGCTTTTGCATAGCGCAGGCATCGGTGCAGGAAATTGATGAAATCAACATTCTGCGAGCCACCTTGCTGGCCATGCGTCGTGCGGTGATGGGCTTGCGCCTGAAGCCTGTGCTGGTGTTGGTGGATGGCAACCAGCTGCCGCAAATTGATGTGCAGGCCGAGGCCATCGTCAAAGGCGACTCCTTGGTGCAGGCTATCTCAGCCGCGTCCATTTTGGCCAAAGTCACGCGTGACCGTTGGTGCGAGCGGCTGGATCTGCAATACCCTCAATACGGCTTTGCCGGCCACAAGGGTTATGGCACGGCGGCACACTTGGCGGCTTTGCGCATGCATGGCGCAACAGCAGAGCATCGCCGGTCTTTTGCGCCTGTCGCGCAGGTCTTGCTGGCGGGGCAGGTATGTGAGGGCGGCTTGGCGCTGCCCGTGCTGTGTGAAACAGGTGTTTCCGGCGTGACTTCGACTTTGTCCATGTCGCAGGTGTCGCTGTACGCCTGA
- the lpxB gene encoding lipid-A-disaccharide synthase, with protein MQQQHGLAASKTVAPSIAMVAGEASGDLLASLLLDGLRQRWPDATAMGIGGEKMQGRGFDAWWQSERLAVHGYSWEVLARVAELLGIRKKLRLRLIAHPPSVFVGVDAPDFNLGLETSLREAGVKTVHFVCPSIWAWRADRIEKIRKAADHVLCIFPFEPELLAQHGIEATYVGHPLAQVIPLHPDRAAARGRLGLPEEGLVLALLPGSRRSEVRYIASGFFKAAALVLKALPATKIVVPAVPSLYEEVQRIAAQAGMADKVLIVKGQSHDVLAACDCTLIASGTATLEAALYKRPMVISYSMHPWSWRLMKRKQLQPWVGLPNILCGDFVVPELLQDAATPEALAQAALGWLRASQDSPITIEALVERFTALHHELRRDTAELAAHAIEKIIASPAA; from the coding sequence ATGCAACAGCAGCATGGACTAGCAGCTTCGAAAACCGTAGCGCCCAGCATCGCCATGGTGGCGGGCGAGGCCTCGGGTGATTTGCTCGCTTCGCTGCTGCTTGATGGTTTGCGTCAGCGCTGGCCTGATGCCACAGCCATGGGCATTGGCGGCGAGAAGATGCAGGGGCGCGGTTTTGATGCGTGGTGGCAGTCTGAACGACTGGCTGTACATGGCTACAGCTGGGAAGTTTTGGCCCGCGTGGCCGAGTTGCTGGGCATTCGCAAAAAGCTGCGTCTGCGCTTGATTGCACACCCGCCCTCAGTGTTTGTGGGTGTGGATGCGCCGGACTTTAATTTGGGTTTGGAGACCTCGCTGCGTGAGGCAGGTGTCAAAACGGTTCATTTCGTTTGCCCCTCCATCTGGGCTTGGCGTGCCGACCGCATCGAAAAAATTCGCAAAGCGGCTGACCATGTGCTGTGCATTTTTCCGTTTGAGCCAGAGTTACTGGCCCAGCACGGAATAGAAGCAACCTATGTGGGCCACCCGCTGGCTCAGGTCATCCCGTTGCACCCCGATCGCGCTGCGGCGCGTGGACGGCTGGGTTTGCCTGAAGAGGGGTTGGTGCTGGCCTTGTTGCCTGGCAGCCGCCGCTCTGAAGTGCGCTATATCGCTTCAGGCTTTTTTAAGGCTGCAGCCTTGGTGCTTAAAGCACTACCTGCTACTAAAATCGTAGTGCCTGCGGTTCCTTCTTTGTATGAAGAAGTGCAGCGCATTGCTGCGCAGGCGGGCATGGCCGACAAAGTGCTGATCGTCAAAGGTCAATCCCACGATGTGCTGGCTGCTTGTGACTGCACGTTGATTGCCAGCGGCACTGCCACGCTGGAGGCCGCGCTGTACAAGCGCCCCATGGTCATCAGCTACAGCATGCACCCTTGGAGCTGGCGCTTGATGAAGCGCAAGCAGCTACAGCCTTGGGTGGGACTGCCCAATATTTTGTGCGGCGATTTTGTCGTGCCCGAGTTGCTGCAGGACGCGGCAACCCCTGAGGCACTGGCGCAAGCCGCACTGGGCTGGCTTAGAGCCAGCCAGGATTCTCCTATCACCATTGAAGCGCTGGTTGAGCGCTTCACCGCGCTACACCACGAACTGCGCCGAGATACTGCCGAACTGGCTGCCCATGCGATCGAAAAAATCATTGCCTCCCCAGCTGCTTGA
- the lpxA gene encoding acyl-ACP--UDP-N-acetylglucosamine O-acyltransferase — MVSASLIHPTAIIDPAAQLDTTVSVGPYAVIGPRVRIGANTSVGAHCVIEGETTIGCDNQIFQFASLGAQPQDKKYAGEPTRLMIGDRNTVREFCTFNTGTAQDRGETTIGNDNWIMAYVHIAHDCILGNQITMANNATLAGHVQVGDWATIGGLTGVLQRMRIGAHAMVGFQAHVNKDVPPFMTVDGNPLAVRNVNLVGLKRRGFSDVRIAAVREMHKNLYRQGLTLEQALQAMDAIKLATPEAAQDVEFMQSFLASATNGITR, encoded by the coding sequence ATGGTTTCAGCGAGTTTGATTCACCCCACCGCCATCATTGACCCGGCGGCCCAGCTCGACACAACTGTGTCGGTCGGGCCGTACGCTGTTATTGGGCCGCGGGTGCGCATTGGTGCCAACACTTCGGTGGGGGCGCATTGCGTGATTGAGGGTGAGACCACCATTGGGTGCGATAACCAGATTTTCCAGTTTGCCTCTTTGGGTGCGCAGCCCCAAGACAAAAAATACGCGGGCGAGCCCACGCGGCTGATGATCGGTGATCGCAACACGGTGCGCGAGTTCTGCACCTTCAATACCGGCACTGCTCAAGATCGTGGCGAGACCACCATCGGCAATGACAACTGGATCATGGCCTATGTGCATATTGCGCATGACTGCATCTTGGGCAACCAGATCACCATGGCCAATAACGCCACGCTGGCGGGTCACGTGCAAGTCGGTGACTGGGCGACGATTGGCGGCCTCACCGGTGTACTGCAGCGTATGCGTATTGGCGCACATGCCATGGTGGGCTTTCAGGCCCATGTGAACAAAGATGTGCCTCCGTTCATGACGGTGGATGGCAATCCTTTGGCTGTGCGCAACGTGAACCTTGTGGGCCTCAAGCGCCGGGGTTTCTCTGATGTGCGTATCGCCGCTGTGCGTGAAATGCACAAAAACCTGTATCGCCAAGGCTTGACGCTAGAGCAGGCTTTGCAGGCGATGGACGCTATCAAGCTGGCCACGCCTGAGGCGGCTCAGGATGTGGAATTCATGCAGAGCTTTTTGGCCTCTGCCACCAACGGTATTACCCGTTGA
- the fabZ gene encoding 3-hydroxyacyl-ACP dehydratase FabZ, which yields MMDIQEILKQLPHRYPFLLVDRVLELESNTRIKAIKNVTFNEPFFTGHFPGRPVMPGVLILEALAQAAGLLAFDAMGQVPDENNIYYFVGIDSARFKRPVVPGDQLVMEITIDRVRGGIWKFNAVASVDGEVATEAQLMCTMRHVG from the coding sequence ATGATGGACATTCAAGAAATTCTCAAGCAACTACCTCACCGCTATCCTTTTCTTTTGGTAGACCGGGTGTTGGAGCTTGAGAGCAACACACGCATCAAGGCGATTAAGAACGTTACGTTCAACGAGCCCTTCTTCACAGGTCATTTCCCTGGTCGTCCCGTCATGCCTGGCGTGCTGATTCTTGAAGCTCTGGCGCAAGCGGCTGGTTTGCTGGCTTTTGATGCAATGGGTCAGGTGCCCGATGAAAACAATATCTACTACTTTGTGGGTATTGATTCCGCACGCTTTAAGCGCCCTGTGGTGCCGGGTGATCAGTTGGTGATGGAAATTACCATCGACCGCGTGCGCGGTGGTATCTGGAAGTTCAACGCTGTTGCGAGTGTGGACGGCGAAGTGGCCACTGAAGCCCAGCTCATGTGCACCATGCGCCACGTGGGATAA
- the lpxD gene encoding UDP-3-O-(3-hydroxymyristoyl)glucosamine N-acyltransferase, whose protein sequence is MSVLLGQILDALGGELVGGDRETLISRIAPLDSAGHGDLSFLSNPRYRQQLAASQAACVIVAPSMRVEAAQRGACIVAADPYAYFARATQWWKAHQQGGKLQGIHPTAVVDASAQVHAAAYVGPLCVVEAGAVIGADTVLKSRVTISHGCVVGERCIVHSGVVIGADGFGFAPSAGQWEKIEQLGCVRIGNDVEIGANTCIDRGALDDTVIEDGVKIDNLVQIAHNVHIGAHTVIAGNTGIAGSARIGKRCQIGGAANILGHLTIADGTVISPTSMVTRSLPKAGFYTGIFPLQENGQWEKNAATFKQLYVLRERIKKLEQTLAEAQRSNNGN, encoded by the coding sequence GTGAGCGTTCTATTGGGACAGATTCTCGATGCGCTCGGCGGAGAACTGGTGGGTGGTGATCGCGAGACATTGATTTCGCGCATCGCTCCCCTGGACTCCGCAGGCCATGGTGATCTCAGCTTTTTAAGCAATCCTCGCTATCGCCAGCAGCTGGCCGCCTCTCAGGCGGCTTGTGTCATTGTGGCGCCTTCCATGCGTGTTGAAGCTGCCCAGCGCGGCGCTTGCATTGTTGCGGCGGATCCGTATGCCTATTTTGCGCGTGCTACCCAGTGGTGGAAGGCGCATCAGCAAGGCGGCAAGCTGCAGGGCATTCATCCCACGGCTGTCGTGGATGCGTCAGCTCAAGTGCATGCTGCGGCCTATGTCGGACCACTTTGTGTAGTGGAGGCTGGTGCGGTGATTGGCGCGGACACAGTGCTTAAGTCGCGTGTCACCATCAGCCATGGTTGTGTGGTGGGCGAGCGCTGCATTGTGCATTCTGGCGTGGTGATCGGTGCGGATGGTTTTGGCTTCGCACCCTCGGCCGGTCAGTGGGAAAAGATTGAGCAGCTAGGCTGCGTGCGCATTGGTAATGATGTGGAAATCGGTGCCAACACCTGCATTGATCGCGGGGCACTGGATGACACCGTCATTGAAGACGGCGTGAAGATTGATAATCTGGTGCAAATTGCGCACAACGTGCACATTGGTGCACATACGGTGATTGCGGGTAATACCGGTATTGCTGGTAGTGCGCGCATCGGTAAGCGTTGCCAAATTGGCGGTGCGGCCAATATTTTGGGGCATTTGACGATTGCGGATGGCACGGTGATTTCACCGACCTCCATGGTCACTCGTTCTTTGCCCAAAGCAGGTTTTTATACAGGCATCTTTCCGTTGCAAGAAAACGGGCAATGGGAAAAGAACGCTGCAACATTCAAGCAGCTGTATGTGCTTCGTGAGCGCATCAAAAAGCTTGAACAAACGCTGGCTGAAGCTCAGCGTAGCAACAACGGAAATTGA